The following coding sequences are from one Granulicella sp. L56 window:
- a CDS encoding trans-aconitate 2-methyltransferase translates to MINRTKAVFDATASTYDADRSRLIPGCDNFYRWAIDLIPAGAKNILDLGAGSGLLTILIRNRFPNARIHLIDFSTPMLSLAGDRLGNDRNITYQHANYVTESLPEKLCAVVSSLSIHHLDNADKRGLFKKIYTSLLPNGVFINAEQVAGPTPALDERYKVLWLQQVRASGASEPQITASLFRQQEDRCATVADQLLWLREAGFADADCWFKDNRFAVMAGTRA, encoded by the coding sequence ATGATCAATCGCACAAAAGCCGTCTTCGACGCCACCGCCTCTACCTACGACGCGGACCGCTCCCGCCTCATTCCTGGCTGCGATAATTTCTATCGCTGGGCGATCGATCTCATTCCTGCGGGCGCAAAGAACATCCTCGACCTCGGCGCGGGCTCCGGTCTGCTCACGATTCTTATCCGCAATCGCTTTCCCAACGCGCGTATTCATCTCATCGACTTCTCCACTCCCATGCTCTCGCTCGCGGGCGACCGCCTCGGCAACGACCGCAACATCACCTATCAGCACGCTAACTACGTCACTGAATCGTTGCCGGAAAAACTCTGCGCTGTCGTCTCCTCGCTCTCCATCCACCACCTCGACAACGCCGACAAGCGCGGCCTCTTCAAAAAGATCTACACCTCGCTGCTCCCCAACGGTGTCTTCATCAATGCCGAACAAGTGGCCGGTCCCACGCCCGCGCTCGATGAGCGTTACAAAGTCCTTTGGCTTCAGCAAGTCCGTGCCTCCGGAGCCAGCGAGCCGCAGATCACCGCATCGCTCTTTCGTCAGCAGGAAGACCGTTGCGCCACCGTCGCCGACCAACTCCTCTGGCTCCGCGAAGCAGGCTTCGCCGACGCCGATTGCTGGTTCAAGGACAACCGTTTCGCCGTCATGGCAGGCACGCGAGCATAG
- a CDS encoding VWA domain-containing protein, with protein MKRIRYTKFTGDLSSSFGLEDLMQALSDFLLDSGFNDPYSEFQNFNDQTLDNLRDAIKQALESGDLFDEEAQEKFDQLNADQVEDLVDQIIQKMQEQNFINAEMPEQGSGEQGEGNSQARFEVTDKSMDFLGYKALRELLGPLGKSNLGRHDTRHEASGVETNGSSKLYEFGDTLNLDLTATLSSVFAREGIRTAVEGEENTPLNIEYSDLHVQQADYTSSCATVVLLDCSHSMILYGEDRFTPAKRVAMALAHLIRTQFPGDTLNVVLFHDSAEEIPISQLSRVKVGPHYTNTREGLRLAQRILARQTKDMKQIVMITDGKPSALTLADGRIYKNAFGLDPLVIEETLQEVSRCKRSNIMINTFMLASDFALVQFVQKVSAMCRGKAYFTSPENLGNYLLMDFMSRRMKTVH; from the coding sequence ATGAAGCGCATCCGCTATACCAAGTTCACCGGCGATCTATCCTCCAGCTTCGGGCTGGAGGACCTCATGCAGGCCCTCTCCGACTTTCTGCTCGACTCCGGCTTCAACGATCCCTACTCCGAGTTTCAGAACTTCAACGACCAGACCCTCGACAATCTGCGCGACGCCATCAAGCAGGCTCTCGAATCGGGCGACCTCTTCGACGAAGAGGCACAGGAGAAGTTCGACCAGCTTAACGCCGATCAGGTCGAAGACCTGGTCGATCAGATCATTCAGAAGATGCAGGAGCAAAATTTCATCAACGCCGAGATGCCCGAACAGGGCAGCGGCGAGCAAGGCGAAGGCAACTCCCAAGCCCGCTTCGAGGTCACCGACAAGTCAATGGACTTCCTCGGCTACAAAGCACTCCGCGAACTCCTCGGCCCTCTCGGCAAATCCAACCTCGGCCGCCACGACACCCGCCACGAGGCCTCCGGCGTCGAGACCAACGGCAGCAGCAAGCTCTACGAGTTCGGCGACACCCTCAACCTCGACCTCACCGCCACCCTCTCCAGCGTCTTCGCCCGCGAGGGCATCCGTACCGCCGTCGAAGGCGAAGAAAACACGCCCCTCAACATCGAGTACAGCGATCTGCACGTCCAGCAGGCCGACTACACCTCAAGCTGCGCCACCGTCGTCCTGCTCGACTGCTCGCACTCGATGATCCTCTACGGCGAAGATCGTTTTACTCCTGCAAAAAGAGTAGCCATGGCGCTCGCCCATCTCATTCGGACTCAGTTCCCCGGCGACACACTCAACGTCGTTCTCTTTCACGACAGCGCCGAAGAGATTCCCATCTCGCAGCTCTCCCGCGTCAAGGTCGGGCCGCACTACACCAACACTCGCGAAGGCCTACGCCTCGCCCAGCGCATCCTCGCCCGTCAGACCAAGGACATGAAGCAGATCGTCATGATCACCGACGGCAAGCCCAGCGCGCTCACTCTCGCCGACGGACGCATCTACAAAAATGCCTTTGGCCTCGATCCTCTCGTCATCGAAGAAACTTTGCAAGAGGTCAGCCGCTGCAAGCGCAGCAACATCATGATCAACACCTTCATGCTCGCCAGCGACTTCGCCCTCGTCCAGTTCGTCCAAAAAGTCTCAGCCATGTGCCGCGGCAAAGCTTACTTCACCAGCCCTGAAAATCTCGGCAACTATCTCCTCATGGACTTCATGTCACGTCGCATGAAGACCGTCCACTAA
- a CDS encoding COG4280 domain-containing protein gives MDIGWAHTGTSIVASFLASLVECVEALTVILAVGSVRGWRSALIGSAAAIAILLLIVAALGTALTSIPLPIIQLVVGTLLLLFGLRWLRKAILRSAGLIPLHDEQAAFAKNTETMRRLDTGHATWDKVAFAAAFNITMLEGTEVVFIVIAIGAGSTGMLLPASLGAVAALLVVIVLGLILHRPLARVPENTLKFTVGVLLSAFGTFWVGEGMHLAWPAADWSILALIAVYLAIALLMVPICRSQSRAPAFSERQS, from the coding sequence ATGGACATCGGCTGGGCACACACAGGAACGTCGATCGTCGCCTCCTTCCTCGCCTCGCTCGTCGAGTGCGTCGAAGCCCTCACCGTCATTCTCGCCGTAGGTAGCGTACGCGGCTGGCGCTCTGCTCTGATCGGGAGTGCTGCAGCCATCGCGATCCTTCTCCTCATCGTCGCCGCACTCGGCACCGCGCTCACCAGCATTCCTCTGCCCATCATCCAGCTCGTCGTCGGCACGCTCCTGCTTCTCTTCGGTCTTCGCTGGCTGCGCAAGGCAATTCTTCGCTCCGCCGGACTCATACCGCTTCACGACGAGCAGGCAGCCTTTGCAAAGAACACAGAGACCATGCGCCGCCTCGACACTGGCCACGCCACATGGGACAAGGTCGCCTTCGCCGCCGCCTTCAACATCACCATGCTCGAAGGCACCGAGGTTGTCTTCATCGTCATCGCCATCGGAGCGGGCAGTACGGGAATGCTGCTCCCGGCAAGCCTCGGAGCCGTTGCCGCGCTCCTCGTCGTCATTGTCCTCGGTCTCATCCTGCACCGCCCACTCGCGCGCGTCCCGGAAAACACGCTTAAGTTCACCGTCGGCGTCCTGCTCTCGGCCTTCGGAACCTTCTGGGTCGGAGAAGGCATGCACCTCGCATGGCCCGCAGCCGACTGGTCGATTCTCGCCCTCATCGCCGTCTATCTCGCCATCGCTCTGCTCATGGTGCCGATCTGCCGCAGCCAGTCGCGGGCTCCTGCATTCAGCGAGAGGCAGTCATGA
- a CDS encoding HugZ family protein, translated as MSTRPQHAYTGPALPIIPEPTHAERSRTLLHLNSLATLSTLSRKQPGFPFGSLMPYALDDAGRPLFLISNMAMHTQNIKVDSRASLFVTQPAADGDPLGAARATLIGNILQVPEEDKAAVRELYLARHENSRYWVDFADFSFFRMDILDLYYVGGFGVMGWVTASDYALSATDPLADSAQGILAHMNADHVDAMILLARTHSQLEATEATMTAVDRLGFHLRLKTTEGMKGTRINFPNEVRTPVETRTALVEMVRHARQNI; from the coding sequence ATGTCCACACGCCCGCAACACGCCTACACCGGCCCCGCGCTCCCCATCATCCCCGAGCCCACGCACGCCGAGCGCTCCCGCACTCTCCTCCATCTCAATTCGCTCGCAACGCTCTCCACCCTCTCGCGCAAGCAGCCCGGCTTCCCCTTCGGCTCGCTCATGCCCTACGCGCTCGACGATGCAGGCCGCCCACTCTTTCTCATCAGCAACATGGCCATGCACACGCAAAATATCAAAGTCGACTCGCGCGCCAGCCTCTTTGTCACGCAGCCCGCAGCCGACGGCGATCCCCTCGGCGCAGCGCGAGCGACCCTCATCGGCAACATCCTTCAAGTCCCCGAGGAAGACAAAGCCGCCGTCCGCGAGCTTTACCTCGCTCGTCACGAAAACTCGCGCTACTGGGTCGACTTCGCCGACTTCTCCTTCTTCCGCATGGATATCCTTGATCTCTACTACGTCGGCGGCTTCGGCGTCATGGGCTGGGTCACCGCATCGGACTACGCCCTCTCTGCCACCGATCCCCTCGCCGACTCCGCGCAAGGCATCCTCGCCCACATGAACGCCGACCACGTCGACGCAATGATCCTCCTCGCCCGTACCCACTCCCAACTCGAAGCCACCGAAGCTACCATGACCGCAGTCGATCGCCTCGGCTTCCATCTCCGCCTCAAAACCACCGAAGGCATGAAAGGTACACGCATTAATTTCCCTAACGAGGTCCGCACTCCCGTCGAAACCCGCACCGCTCTCGTCGAGATGGTCCGTCACGCCCGTCAGAACATCTAA
- a CDS encoding MFS transporter, whose protein sequence is MANITESVPSKTSRYAHAWRALRHRNFRLFFTGQSISLIGTWMTRIATSWLVYRLTGSALLLGVVGFAGQIPTFLFAPFAGVLVDRINRRNLLVWTQVLAGVQSLAMAALTLAKVITIHEIIALSAFQGLINAFDMPGRQSFLVQMVEDKQDLGNAIALNSSMVNTARLIGPALAGIVIAAVGEGYCFAIDGFSYIAVVVSLLMMQVPAATIKRATTSMFEQLKEGWSYVTAFSPIRTILTLFALISLMGMPFIVLMPIFASQVLHGGPHTLGYLMGASGVGALISAISLALRKSVRGLTTMIQLSAFLFGTGLILFGLSHHLVLSLLLMLVVGFGMMQGLAASNTVIQTLVPEDKRGRVMSYYTMAFVGMAPFGSLLAGFLAHRVGAPHAVMITGTFCIIGAAWFTTQLKAIRQVMRPIYIDMGIMQNPMEPAMEDHAGSN, encoded by the coding sequence ATGGCGAATATCACCGAATCAGTGCCTTCCAAAACCAGCCGCTACGCCCACGCATGGCGAGCGCTGCGCCATCGCAACTTCCGTCTCTTCTTCACTGGGCAAAGCATCTCGCTCATCGGCACATGGATGACGCGCATCGCCACCAGTTGGCTCGTCTATCGCCTCACCGGATCAGCGCTTCTCCTCGGCGTAGTCGGCTTCGCCGGACAGATTCCCACTTTCCTCTTCGCGCCCTTCGCAGGTGTTCTCGTTGATCGCATCAACCGCCGCAACCTCCTCGTCTGGACACAAGTCCTCGCAGGTGTTCAATCCCTAGCCATGGCCGCGCTTACCCTCGCCAAGGTCATCACCATCCACGAGATCATCGCCCTCAGCGCCTTTCAGGGACTCATCAACGCCTTCGACATGCCCGGCCGCCAATCCTTCCTCGTTCAGATGGTGGAAGATAAGCAGGACCTCGGCAACGCCATCGCTCTCAACTCGTCCATGGTGAACACGGCGCGCCTCATCGGCCCTGCGCTCGCCGGCATCGTCATCGCGGCGGTAGGCGAAGGCTACTGTTTCGCCATTGATGGGTTCAGCTACATTGCAGTTGTCGTCTCTCTGCTCATGATGCAGGTGCCTGCCGCCACCATCAAACGTGCCACCACCTCTATGTTCGAGCAGCTCAAAGAAGGCTGGTCCTACGTCACCGCCTTCAGCCCCATCCGCACCATCCTGACCCTCTTTGCCCTGATCAGCCTCATGGGCATGCCCTTCATCGTCCTTATGCCTATCTTCGCTTCGCAGGTGCTACACGGCGGCCCGCACACCCTCGGCTATCTCATGGGAGCATCAGGCGTAGGAGCGCTCATCTCTGCCATCTCTCTGGCTCTCAGAAAATCAGTCCGCGGGCTCACCACCATGATCCAGCTCTCCGCCTTCCTCTTCGGCACTGGTCTTATCCTCTTCGGACTCTCCCACCATCTTGTTCTTTCACTGCTTCTCATGCTCGTCGTCGGTTTCGGAATGATGCAGGGACTCGCCGCCAGCAACACCGTCATCCAAACCCTCGTTCCTGAAGACAAGCGTGGACGCGTCATGAGCTACTACACCATGGCCTTCGTCGGCATGGCGCCCTTCGGCAGCCTGCTCGCGGGATTCCTCGCCCACCGTGTCGGCGCTCCTCACGCCGTCATGATCACCGGCACCTTCTGCATCATCGGAGCCGCCTGGTTCACCACCCAGCTTAAGGCCATCCGCCAGGTCATGCGTCCCATCTACATCGACATGGGCATCATGCAAAATCCGATGGAGCCCGCTATGGAAGACCACGCCGGCAGCAACTAG
- a CDS encoding AsmA-like C-terminal region-containing protein, with product MRKEEAVNDSGKRKSRRGLLGWIAVSGLIAVIVVVVVADVMLHRAGPILKGRVIETLSTRFKSRVELDKFQVSVLRGLEVSGDGLRIFPPDDVVAAGATKPLISLNHFSFHAPLSGLFIKPMHVGTVHVSGMSINIPPREMRQQGHGPKRKMGKIKIVVDEIVVDDSKLVIGTAKPNKDPKDFELQQIVMHDVGPNRPWRYDATLVNAVPKGDIHAVGTFGPWNVESPGDSTVTGHYTFDHADLNTIKGISGMLSSVGDFKGQLDRIEVDGTAEVPDFSIDTANHGMLLHTKFHAIVDGLSGDTYLQPVEAKLGGSEFSCSGAIVNVKGKGHIIDLDVNVPNGRIQDFLQLAVKTEPVVMTGQVAMKAKLHIRPGKESVSQKLGLQGGFMLRQIHFTNPEVEDKVDMLSLRAQGDPKDAKPGAADVHSQMQGKFVMGEGKLHFSNLLYILPGGKVQLSGVYSLDGKVFDFTGNVQTEAKLSQMVATRWKSWLLKPVDPFFSNNGVGTNIPVKITGTNGAPKFGLDFGHKNKKGKDKP from the coding sequence TTGAGGAAAGAAGAAGCCGTGAACGATAGCGGGAAGAGAAAGAGCAGGCGTGGATTGTTGGGATGGATTGCTGTCTCTGGTTTGATTGCCGTCATCGTGGTGGTGGTCGTTGCGGACGTGATGCTGCATCGCGCGGGGCCCATTCTTAAGGGGCGGGTGATCGAGACGCTGAGCACGCGGTTCAAGAGCCGGGTGGAGTTGGATAAATTTCAGGTATCGGTGCTGCGTGGGCTTGAAGTTTCAGGGGATGGGCTGCGAATCTTTCCGCCGGATGATGTAGTCGCCGCAGGAGCAACGAAGCCTCTGATTTCGCTGAATCATTTTTCGTTTCATGCGCCGCTGTCTGGGCTGTTCATCAAGCCGATGCATGTAGGGACGGTGCATGTGAGCGGCATGTCGATCAATATTCCTCCGCGCGAGATGCGACAGCAGGGGCACGGGCCGAAGCGGAAGATGGGCAAGATCAAGATTGTGGTGGATGAGATTGTCGTCGACGATTCGAAGCTGGTGATCGGCACGGCCAAGCCGAATAAAGATCCGAAGGACTTTGAACTGCAGCAGATTGTGATGCACGATGTTGGTCCGAACCGTCCGTGGCGTTATGATGCGACGCTGGTGAATGCAGTGCCGAAGGGCGATATCCATGCCGTCGGAACATTTGGGCCGTGGAATGTGGAGAGTCCGGGAGACTCGACGGTGACGGGACACTATACGTTTGACCATGCTGATTTGAATACGATCAAAGGCATCAGCGGGATGCTCTCTTCGGTGGGTGATTTCAAAGGGCAGCTCGACCGCATTGAAGTAGATGGGACAGCGGAGGTGCCGGACTTTTCGATTGATACGGCGAACCATGGAATGCTGTTGCATACGAAATTTCACGCGATTGTGGATGGATTGAGCGGCGACACTTATCTGCAGCCGGTGGAGGCGAAGCTGGGCGGATCGGAGTTTTCGTGCAGCGGCGCCATTGTGAATGTGAAAGGGAAGGGGCACATCATCGATCTGGATGTGAATGTACCGAATGGGCGGATTCAGGACTTTCTACAGCTTGCGGTGAAGACGGAACCTGTGGTGATGACGGGACAGGTGGCCATGAAGGCGAAGCTGCATATTCGTCCGGGAAAAGAGAGTGTTTCACAGAAGCTTGGATTGCAGGGTGGTTTTATGCTGCGGCAGATTCATTTCACGAATCCCGAGGTGGAAGACAAAGTCGACATGTTGAGTCTGCGCGCACAGGGCGATCCAAAGGATGCAAAGCCGGGCGCAGCGGATGTTCACTCGCAGATGCAGGGGAAGTTTGTGATGGGTGAGGGGAAGCTGCACTTCTCAAACCTGCTATATATCTTGCCGGGCGGAAAGGTGCAATTGAGCGGTGTGTACTCGCTGGACGGAAAGGTATTTGATTTCACCGGCAATGTGCAGACGGAGGCGAAGTTGTCGCAGATGGTGGCTACGAGATGGAAGTCGTGGCTGCTGAAGCCGGTTGATCCGTTCTTCAGTAATAACGGCGTAGGGACGAACATACCGGTAAAAATTACAGGCACGAATGGGGCACCGAAGTTCGGGTTGGACTTCGGGCATAAGAACAAGAAGGGGAAAGACAAGCCCTGA
- a CDS encoding alkaline phosphatase family protein, translating into MTPDRSKPGIQQLKHVVVLMMENRSFDHMLGALKAPIDGLTGNETNPDTTGAQASVLPQAEYQSQLDPDPNHHFAAVNLQIFGDPAKGPPLPPTMQGFVRSYYTQQQNVSHSQKILYYFTPDKLPVLTTLATEYAVFNRWFASIPGPTICNRAFAHYGTSFGQVSMDLFYVGKQYKSIYDRLLAANHTVKLFYYDQASSTMEVVNLLQNEPSLFGTFPDFLRACDDNALPDYCFIEPNYTDHDAPDGSGEAIACDQHPDHDVRAGEQFIATVYNKIRNNPKLWPNTAILIVYDEHGGIYDHVPPPACTPDGFVAQPADTGTLDAFHFDRLGVRVPAILVSPWVQKGVVINDVFEHASIPATITDFFIGPYDARSPREKVANTFLDQLSLDAMRSDDDCPSFQLG; encoded by the coding sequence ATGACTCCAGACAGATCCAAACCCGGAATCCAGCAACTCAAGCACGTCGTCGTTCTTATGATGGAGAACCGCTCCTTCGACCACATGCTCGGCGCCCTCAAAGCACCCATCGACGGTCTCACCGGCAACGAGACCAATCCCGACACCACCGGCGCTCAGGCCTCCGTCTTACCGCAAGCCGAATATCAAAGTCAGCTCGATCCCGATCCAAATCATCACTTCGCAGCCGTCAACTTGCAGATCTTCGGCGACCCAGCCAAGGGACCGCCACTCCCCCCTACCATGCAAGGCTTTGTGCGTAGCTACTACACCCAACAGCAAAACGTCAGCCACTCACAAAAAATCCTCTACTACTTCACCCCGGACAAGCTCCCCGTCCTCACCACCCTAGCCACCGAGTACGCCGTCTTCAACCGCTGGTTCGCCTCCATCCCCGGTCCTACTATCTGCAACCGCGCCTTCGCTCACTACGGCACCTCCTTCGGTCAGGTCAGCATGGACCTCTTCTACGTCGGCAAACAATACAAGAGCATCTACGACCGCCTGCTCGCCGCCAACCACACCGTCAAGCTCTTCTACTACGATCAGGCCAGCTCCACCATGGAGGTCGTCAACCTACTCCAGAATGAGCCCAGCCTCTTCGGCACCTTTCCCGACTTCCTCCGTGCCTGCGACGACAACGCGCTCCCCGACTACTGCTTCATCGAGCCCAACTACACCGACCATGACGCACCCGACGGCAGCGGCGAAGCCATCGCCTGCGATCAGCATCCCGACCACGACGTCCGCGCTGGCGAACAGTTCATCGCTACCGTCTACAATAAGATCCGCAACAACCCCAAGCTCTGGCCCAACACCGCCATCCTCATCGTCTACGACGAGCACGGCGGCATCTACGACCACGTTCCACCACCCGCCTGCACCCCCGATGGCTTCGTCGCCCAACCCGCAGACACCGGAACCCTCGACGCGTTTCACTTCGACCGCCTCGGCGTCCGCGTCCCCGCTATCCTCGTCTCTCCCTGGGTGCAAAAAGGGGTTGTCATTAACGACGTTTTCGAACACGCCTCCATCCCTGCCACCATCACCGATTTCTTCATCGGCCCCTACGACGCCCGCTCCCCTCGCGAGAAAGTTGCCAACACCTTCCTCGATCAACTCTCGCTTGACGCCATGCGCAGCGACGACGACTGCCCCAGCTTTCAACTCGGATAA